From a single Cupriavidus taiwanensis LMG 19424 genomic region:
- a CDS encoding transcriptional regulator GcvA → MAWKSAWEKDMPRGWHRELPRLPALTALRAFEAAARHESFSRAATELFVTHGAVSHQIRALEDELGMPLFERHGKRVALTPAGRLYAERVRDALLQIADATRALQAGNRDKRLTISTMPSFAARWLTPRIGSFIERHPELDVELLSSNTLVNFAHEEVDIALRMGSGDYPGLYVERLLDDVFFPVCSPAFNGGRLPGRPQDMAGMPLLRGEGDPWKPWFDAAGLDWPEPRKGLLLEDSSLLLQAASEGQGIALIRSSLACNDLLSGRVVRLFDVSIPCPWLLYFVCAPGSLNLPKVQAFRGWLLPEIERFREVLAQWE, encoded by the coding sequence ATGGCCTGGAAGAGCGCCTGGGAGAAAGACATGCCGCGCGGCTGGCACCGCGAATTGCCGCGCCTGCCGGCCCTGACCGCGCTGCGCGCGTTCGAAGCCGCGGCGCGGCACGAGAGCTTTTCGCGCGCGGCAACCGAGCTGTTCGTCACCCACGGCGCGGTCAGCCACCAGATCCGCGCGCTGGAAGACGAACTGGGCATGCCGCTGTTCGAGCGGCACGGCAAGCGCGTAGCGCTGACCCCGGCCGGCCGGCTCTATGCCGAGCGCGTGCGCGACGCGCTGCTGCAGATCGCCGATGCCACGCGCGCGCTGCAGGCCGGCAACCGCGACAAGCGCCTGACCATCAGCACCATGCCGTCGTTTGCCGCGCGCTGGCTGACGCCGCGCATCGGCAGCTTTATCGAGCGCCATCCCGAACTGGATGTCGAGCTGCTGTCGTCGAACACGCTGGTCAACTTTGCGCACGAGGAAGTCGATATCGCGCTGCGCATGGGCAGTGGCGACTATCCCGGCCTGTATGTCGAGCGGCTGCTCGACGATGTATTCTTCCCGGTCTGCAGCCCCGCCTTCAACGGCGGACGCCTGCCCGGACGGCCGCAGGACATGGCGGGCATGCCGCTGCTGCGCGGCGAGGGCGATCCGTGGAAGCCGTGGTTCGACGCCGCCGGGCTCGACTGGCCCGAGCCCCGCAAGGGCCTGCTGCTGGAAGATTCGTCGCTGCTGCTGCAGGCCGCCTCGGAAGGCCAGGGCATCGCCCTGATCCGCTCTTCGCTGGCCTGCAACGACCTGCTGTCCGGGCGCGTGGTGCGGCTGTTCGACGTCAGCATCCCGTGTCCGTGGCTGCTGTATTTCGTGTGCGCGCCGGGCTCGCTGAACCTGCCCAAGGTGCAGGCATTCCGCGGCTGGCTGCTGCCGGAAATCGAGCGCTTCCGCGAGGTGCTGGCGCAGTGGGAGTGA
- a CDS encoding DUF2917 domain-containing protein, which yields MKTVLTTTEFTLNPGEVTALSVHAAQRLHVADARGTDVWLTRENDSEDYWLRCGGSLLLRAGDEVVISIDPRAVHPVRLALIAEARRPVLALADLPHLVYRSLRRLVRGTEWTPNQDRVTAS from the coding sequence ATGAAAACCGTGCTCACAACGACCGAGTTCACCCTGAATCCTGGCGAAGTCACCGCGCTGTCGGTGCACGCCGCGCAGCGCCTGCATGTTGCAGACGCCCGTGGCACCGACGTGTGGCTGACCCGCGAAAACGATTCGGAGGACTACTGGCTGCGTTGTGGCGGCAGCCTGCTGCTGCGCGCCGGGGACGAGGTGGTGATCAGCATCGACCCGCGAGCTGTGCATCCGGTGCGCCTGGCGCTGATTGCCGAAGCCCGCCGTCCGGTGCTGGCGCTGGCCGACCTGCCGCACCTGGTGTACCGCAGCCTGCGCCGGCTGGTTCGAGGCACCGAATGGACGCCGAACCAGGACCGGGTCACCGCATCCTGA
- the lipB gene encoding lipoyl(octanoyl) transferase LipB: MHPIQVIERGREDYQPCFDAMRAFTAARTPETPDQVWLVEHPPVYTLGQAGDPAHLLAPDERIPVVQIDRGGQITYHGPGQVVAYLLLDLRRRRLMVRELVHGIEQAVLDTLAAYNLAAERKAGAPGIYLSGGPHRGAKIAALGLKIRNGCSYHGVSLNVQMDLSPFLRINPCGYAGLETVDMATAGATCPVADADGAPVPVTAATQPEIAQRLAAALCEVLAAHEARVLAAEEPAAPALAS; the protein is encoded by the coding sequence ATGCATCCGATTCAAGTCATCGAACGCGGCCGCGAGGACTATCAGCCGTGTTTCGACGCGATGCGCGCCTTCACCGCCGCACGCACCCCCGAGACGCCCGACCAGGTCTGGCTGGTCGAGCATCCGCCGGTCTACACGCTGGGCCAGGCGGGCGATCCCGCGCACCTGCTGGCTCCGGACGAGCGGATTCCGGTGGTGCAGATCGACCGTGGCGGCCAGATCACTTATCACGGCCCGGGCCAGGTAGTGGCCTATCTGCTGCTGGATTTGCGCCGCCGCCGCCTGATGGTGCGCGAGCTGGTGCACGGCATCGAGCAGGCCGTGCTGGACACGCTGGCGGCGTATAATCTCGCAGCCGAACGCAAGGCCGGCGCCCCCGGCATCTACCTGTCAGGCGGGCCGCACAGGGGCGCCAAGATTGCCGCGCTCGGCCTCAAGATCCGCAACGGCTGCAGCTACCACGGCGTCAGCCTCAACGTGCAGATGGACCTGTCGCCGTTCCTGCGCATCAATCCCTGCGGCTATGCCGGACTGGAAACGGTCGACATGGCCACCGCGGGTGCCACTTGTCCGGTGGCCGATGCCGATGGCGCGCCGGTGCCCGTGACCGCGGCAACACAACCCGAGATCGCACAGCGCCTGGCGGCTGCATTGTGCGAGGTGCTGGCAGCGCACGAGGCTCGCGTGCTGGCGGCCGAAGAACCTGCCGCCCCGGCCCTGGCCTCCTAG
- the lipA gene encoding lipoyl synthase, with protein MSDALIAPNASSSEAPQSPAEHYDPTRKQKSADKTARIPIKIVPAEKLKKPDWIRVKAATGNSRFYEIKDILRANNLVTVCEEASCPNIGECFGKGTATFMIMGDKCTRRCPFCDVGHGRPDPLDVNEPGNLARTIAQLKLNYVVITSVDRDDLRDGGAQHYVDCISQTRELSPATRIEVLVPDFRGRLDKALDILQACPPDVMNHNMETVPRLYKQARPGADYAHSLKLLQEFKRRNPNVPTKSGLMVGLGETDEEILEVMRDMRAHDIDMLTIGQYLAPSNHHLPVLRYVHPDTFKMFEEEAYKMGFTHAAVGAMVRSSYHADQQAHQAGFA; from the coding sequence ATGAGCGACGCACTGATCGCCCCGAACGCCTCTTCCAGCGAAGCCCCGCAGTCCCCCGCGGAGCACTACGATCCGACCCGCAAGCAGAAGTCGGCCGACAAGACCGCGCGCATCCCCATCAAGATCGTGCCGGCCGAGAAGCTGAAGAAGCCGGACTGGATCCGCGTGAAGGCCGCCACCGGCAATTCGCGTTTCTATGAGATCAAGGACATCCTGCGCGCCAACAACCTGGTGACGGTGTGCGAGGAAGCCAGCTGCCCCAATATCGGCGAATGCTTCGGCAAGGGCACGGCCACCTTCATGATCATGGGCGACAAGTGCACGCGCCGCTGCCCGTTCTGCGACGTCGGCCACGGCCGCCCCGATCCGCTCGATGTGAACGAGCCCGGCAACCTGGCCCGCACTATCGCCCAGCTCAAGCTGAACTACGTGGTGATCACCAGCGTCGACCGCGACGACCTGCGCGACGGCGGCGCCCAGCACTATGTCGACTGCATCTCGCAGACGCGCGAGCTGTCGCCCGCTACCCGCATCGAAGTGCTGGTGCCCGACTTCCGCGGCCGCCTGGACAAGGCGCTGGACATCCTGCAGGCGTGCCCGCCCGACGTGATGAACCACAACATGGAAACCGTGCCGCGCCTGTACAAGCAGGCGCGCCCGGGCGCCGACTACGCGCACTCGCTCAAGCTGCTGCAGGAGTTCAAGCGCCGCAACCCCAACGTGCCGACCAAGTCCGGCCTGATGGTCGGCCTGGGCGAGACCGACGAGGAAATCCTGGAAGTCATGCGCGACATGCGCGCGCACGACATCGACATGCTCACCATCGGCCAGTACCTGGCGCCGTCGAACCACCATCTGCCGGTGCTGCGCTACGTGCATCCCGACACCTTCAAGATGTTCGAGGAAGAGGCCTACAAGATGGGCTTCACCCACGCCGCCGTGGGCGCGATGGTGCGCAGCTCCTACCATGCCGACCAGCAGGCGCATCAGGCGGGGTTTGCCTGA
- a CDS encoding type II toxin-antitoxin system RelE/ParE family toxin, with translation MPSSFAPEFVEQLESLYDYIAEEASPYIAARYTDAIVEYCESLSTFPHRGTQRDDVRPGLPITHYKKRAVIAFAVDTDKVSIIGLFYGGRDYETMLNESD, from the coding sequence ATCCCGTCGTCCTTTGCGCCGGAGTTTGTGGAGCAGCTTGAGAGCTTGTACGACTATATCGCCGAAGAAGCCTCGCCCTACATCGCGGCGCGGTACACCGACGCGATCGTAGAATATTGCGAGTCGCTCAGTACGTTTCCGCATCGCGGCACTCAGCGCGATGACGTGCGGCCAGGGCTGCCGATTACCCATTACAAGAAGCGCGCCGTGATCGCGTTCGCCGTGGATACCGACAAGGTCTCCATCATTGGCTTGTTCTATGGCGGTCGGGACTACGAGACGATGCTGAACGAGTCGGATTGA
- a CDS encoding ribbon-helix-helix domain-containing protein, with the protein MRTTQQLSVTLPTEMAQAVKDKVRSGEYASESEVIRDGLRALLARDRAVDAWLLQQVGPAYDALQTDPSRAVTADDVRARLAARQAGKAKGR; encoded by the coding sequence ATGCGAACCACGCAACAATTGAGCGTCACGCTGCCGACCGAAATGGCTCAGGCGGTCAAGGACAAGGTGCGGTCTGGCGAATATGCCAGTGAGAGCGAGGTCATCCGCGATGGCCTGCGTGCATTGCTGGCACGTGACCGGGCCGTGGACGCGTGGCTGCTGCAGCAAGTTGGCCCTGCCTACGATGCGCTCCAGACCGATCCGTCCCGTGCCGTGACCGCAGATGACGTTCGCGCTCGTCTGGCTGCCAGACAGGCAGGGAAAGCCAAAGGGCGATGA
- the pxpB gene encoding 5-oxoprolinase subunit PxpB translates to MNCTVHRLAEQALLYSVAPPASLAVQRRIWAMAARAADWRGVVDVVPGMNNLTVIFDESADADALERNLKLAWASGEASNATGKLVEIPVRYGGEHGPDLGDVAAHTGLTPQEVVRRHAAGEYVVYFLGFQPGFAYMGGLAPELATPRRREPRLAVPAGSVGIGGEQTGIYPAVLPGGWQLIGRTDAELFVADRDPPSLFAPGDTVRFVAEEIIA, encoded by the coding sequence ATGAACTGCACCGTCCACCGACTTGCCGAGCAGGCGCTGCTGTACAGCGTCGCGCCGCCCGCCTCGCTGGCAGTCCAGCGGCGCATCTGGGCCATGGCCGCGCGCGCCGCGGACTGGCGCGGCGTGGTGGACGTGGTGCCGGGCATGAACAACCTCACCGTGATCTTCGATGAGAGTGCCGACGCGGACGCGCTGGAGCGCAACCTGAAGCTGGCATGGGCCTCGGGCGAGGCGAGCAATGCCACCGGCAAGCTGGTCGAGATCCCGGTGCGCTACGGCGGCGAGCATGGCCCGGACCTGGGTGACGTCGCCGCGCATACCGGCCTGACGCCGCAGGAAGTGGTGCGCCGTCATGCGGCGGGCGAGTACGTGGTCTACTTCCTCGGCTTCCAGCCCGGCTTTGCCTACATGGGCGGGCTGGCCCCGGAACTGGCGACGCCGCGCCGGCGCGAGCCGCGGTTGGCAGTGCCGGCCGGGTCGGTCGGCATCGGCGGCGAGCAGACCGGGATTTATCCGGCGGTGCTGCCGGGCGGCTGGCAACTGATCGGGCGCACCGACGCCGAACTCTTCGTGGCGGACCGCGATCCGCCGTCCCTGTTCGCGCCCGGCGATACCGTGCGCTTTGTCGCCGAGGAAATCATCGCGTGA
- a CDS encoding 5-oxoprolinase subunit C family protein, which yields MIEILRPGALASVQDLGRTGFRRFGVGRCGAMDMLAVEVGNRLLGNAPGCAAIEFTLGRAAVRFHADMRVALAGAECGANLDGMPVWSWHAFDAHKGETLTLPSTRGGTRVYLCVAGGIAVEPVMGSRSTDLKSGFGGLGGRALQEGDRLPAGCPGLGAETDWIGVQAPAWALPVAVDGKATAIRMLPGPEYEDFDAASQAALWQADWTVTPNSNRMGLRLAGPALARRPERSADLLSHGVMPGVMQVPPAGQPIALMADAQTTGGYPKIGVVIGADLWRLAQVPLGAPVRFVQVSLAQARAAQEELARYLRQIEQALRWQGDGMPIAARRRTRTRAAA from the coding sequence GTGATCGAGATCCTTCGTCCCGGCGCGCTCGCCTCGGTGCAGGACCTGGGCCGTACCGGCTTCCGCCGTTTTGGCGTGGGCCGCTGCGGTGCCATGGACATGCTGGCGGTGGAAGTCGGCAACCGCCTGCTTGGCAATGCACCCGGCTGCGCCGCCATTGAATTCACGCTGGGCCGCGCCGCGGTGCGCTTCCATGCCGATATGCGCGTGGCGCTGGCCGGCGCCGAATGCGGCGCCAACCTGGACGGCATGCCGGTGTGGTCCTGGCACGCGTTCGACGCGCACAAGGGCGAGACCCTGACGCTGCCGTCGACGCGCGGCGGCACGCGCGTGTACCTGTGCGTGGCGGGCGGCATCGCGGTCGAGCCGGTGATGGGTTCGCGCAGCACCGACCTGAAGTCCGGTTTCGGCGGACTGGGCGGACGCGCGCTGCAGGAGGGCGACCGCCTGCCCGCGGGATGCCCGGGCCTGGGCGCCGAGACCGACTGGATCGGCGTGCAGGCGCCGGCGTGGGCGCTGCCCGTTGCGGTGGATGGCAAGGCCACGGCGATCCGCATGCTGCCGGGGCCGGAATACGAGGATTTCGATGCGGCCTCGCAGGCCGCGCTGTGGCAGGCCGACTGGACCGTCACGCCCAACAGCAACCGCATGGGCCTGCGCCTGGCCGGGCCGGCGCTGGCGCGGCGGCCCGAGCGCAGTGCCGACCTGCTCTCGCACGGCGTGATGCCGGGCGTGATGCAGGTGCCGCCGGCGGGCCAGCCGATCGCGCTGATGGCCGACGCGCAGACCACCGGCGGCTATCCCAAGATCGGCGTGGTGATCGGCGCGGACCTGTGGCGGCTGGCGCAGGTGCCGCTGGGCGCCCCGGTGCGCTTCGTGCAGGTCTCGCTGGCGCAGGCCCGGGCGGCGCAGGAGGAACTGGCACGCTACCTGCGCCAGATCGAGCAGGCGCTGCGGTGGCAGGGCGATGGCATGCCCATCGCCGCGCGCCGGCGTACCCGCACCCGGGCGGCAGCATGA
- the pxpA gene encoding 5-oxoprolinase subunit PxpA, which produces MQIDLNADLGEGCGNDEALLALISSANIACGWHAGDAATMVQTVKWALARGVAIGAHPSYPDRENFGRTEMQRDPEHVYADVLYQIGALDAIVRAQGGVLHHVKPHGALYNQAVRDPALARAIVRAVRDFDADLVFFGLAGSQMIDVAKEAGLRVKQEVFADRGYNADGTLVRRGTPGALHEDEEVALDQTLTMVREQRVRAIDGTWVPIRAETVCLHGDGAHALAFARRIRERLGAEGIAIRAGD; this is translated from the coding sequence ATGCAGATCGATTTGAACGCGGATCTCGGCGAAGGCTGTGGCAATGACGAGGCGCTGCTGGCGCTGATCAGCTCGGCCAATATCGCTTGCGGCTGGCACGCGGGCGACGCCGCCACCATGGTGCAGACGGTGAAGTGGGCGCTGGCGCGCGGCGTGGCGATCGGCGCGCACCCGAGCTACCCGGACCGCGAGAACTTCGGCCGCACCGAGATGCAGCGCGACCCGGAGCACGTCTACGCCGACGTGCTGTACCAGATCGGCGCGCTCGACGCGATCGTGCGCGCGCAGGGTGGCGTGCTGCACCACGTCAAGCCGCATGGGGCGCTGTACAACCAGGCGGTGCGCGACCCGGCGCTGGCGCGCGCGATCGTACGCGCGGTGCGCGACTTCGACGCCGACCTGGTGTTCTTCGGCCTGGCCGGCAGCCAGATGATCGACGTGGCGAAGGAAGCCGGCCTGCGCGTCAAGCAGGAGGTCTTTGCCGACCGCGGCTACAACGCCGACGGCACGCTGGTCAGGCGCGGCACGCCGGGCGCGCTGCATGAGGACGAGGAAGTTGCCCTGGACCAGACCCTGACCATGGTGCGCGAGCAGCGCGTGCGCGCCATCGATGGCACCTGGGTACCGATTCGGGCCGAAACCGTGTGTCTGCACGGCGACGGCGCCCACGCGCTGGCCTTTGCGCGCCGCATCCGGGAACGGCTGGGCGCAGAGGGCATCGCGATCCGCGCCGGCGACTGA
- a CDS encoding DUF969 domain-containing protein, whose product MEQAVNLWPLVGVGVIVVGFVLRFNPMLVVVLAALATGLAAPMPLMQIFSAIGTAFVKARNLPLIILLPLAVIGLLERHGLREHAQAWIARIASATVGRLLIVYLGVRELTAAIGLTSLGGHPQMVRPLLAPMAEGAAENRFGHLPEPVRQRVLAFCAATDNVGLFFGEDIFVAFGAIALMHTFLLSSNIEVEPLHIAVWGIPTAICAFLIHAVRLKRLDGWLERELGGKAARAAVPAQSAE is encoded by the coding sequence ATGGAACAGGCAGTCAATCTCTGGCCCCTTGTCGGGGTCGGCGTCATCGTCGTCGGCTTCGTGCTGCGCTTCAATCCCATGCTGGTGGTGGTGCTCGCCGCGCTGGCCACCGGGCTGGCCGCGCCGATGCCACTGATGCAGATCTTCTCCGCGATCGGCACCGCCTTCGTCAAGGCGCGCAACCTGCCGCTGATCATCCTGCTGCCGCTGGCCGTGATCGGCCTGCTGGAGCGCCACGGGCTGCGCGAGCATGCGCAGGCGTGGATCGCGCGCATTGCCTCGGCCACGGTCGGGCGCCTGCTGATCGTCTACCTGGGCGTGCGCGAACTGACCGCGGCGATCGGCCTGACCAGCCTGGGCGGCCATCCGCAGATGGTGCGCCCGCTGCTGGCGCCGATGGCGGAGGGCGCGGCCGAGAACCGCTTCGGCCACCTGCCGGAGCCGGTGCGCCAGCGCGTGCTGGCCTTCTGCGCCGCCACCGACAACGTCGGCCTGTTTTTCGGCGAGGACATCTTCGTGGCGTTCGGCGCGATCGCGCTGATGCATACCTTTCTGCTGTCGTCGAACATCGAGGTCGAGCCGCTGCATATCGCTGTCTGGGGCATCCCCACCGCGATCTGCGCCTTCCTGATCCATGCCGTGCGCCTCAAGCGCCTGGACGGCTGGCTGGAGCGCGAGCTGGGCGGCAAAGCTGCCCGCGCCGCCGTGCCTGCGCAGAGCGCCGAATAA
- a CDS encoding DUF979 domain-containing protein has translation MIISIEYLYWLAGLVLAITALMTFTDRAHPRRLSTGLFWLLYAIVFLAGDRLPPAAVGIGAVVMALIAGFGGVGHGKHESLPEAERRASASRLGNKLFIPALLIPLVTVIGTMLFKDVRIAGVPLLDPKNVTFVSLGIGCLISLAVVCWLTRDTVAQGLRESRRLTESLGWALVLPQMLAMLGLVFADAGVGKAVAHLTTAYINLDYKLVAVAVYCVGMALFTVIMGNGFAAFPVMTGGVGVPILVGMFGGNPAVMAAIGMFSGYCGTLMTPMAANFNIVPAALLELDDKNAVIRAQVPTALAILAANIVLLYWLM, from the coding sequence ATGATCATTTCGATCGAATACCTCTACTGGCTCGCCGGCCTGGTGCTGGCCATCACCGCGCTGATGACCTTCACCGACCGCGCGCATCCGCGCCGCCTCAGCACCGGCCTGTTCTGGCTGCTGTACGCGATCGTGTTCCTGGCCGGCGACCGGCTGCCGCCTGCAGCGGTCGGCATCGGTGCAGTGGTGATGGCGCTGATCGCGGGATTCGGCGGCGTCGGCCACGGCAAGCACGAGAGCCTGCCCGAGGCCGAGCGCCGCGCCAGCGCGAGCCGCCTCGGCAACAAGCTGTTCATCCCGGCGCTGCTGATCCCGCTGGTCACCGTGATCGGCACCATGCTGTTCAAGGATGTCAGGATCGCCGGCGTGCCGCTGCTCGATCCCAAGAACGTGACCTTCGTCTCGCTCGGGATCGGCTGCCTGATCTCGCTGGCGGTGGTGTGCTGGCTCACGCGCGACACCGTGGCGCAGGGCCTGCGCGAATCGCGCCGGCTGACCGAGTCGCTGGGCTGGGCGCTGGTGCTGCCGCAGATGCTGGCCATGCTGGGGCTGGTGTTTGCCGACGCGGGCGTGGGCAAGGCCGTGGCGCACCTGACCACCGCTTACATCAACCTGGACTACAAGTTGGTGGCGGTGGCAGTCTACTGCGTCGGCATGGCGCTGTTCACGGTGATCATGGGCAACGGCTTCGCCGCCTTCCCGGTGATGACCGGCGGTGTCGGCGTGCCCATCCTGGTCGGCATGTTCGGCGGCAATCCGGCGGTAATGGCGGCAATCGGCATGTTCTCCGGCTATTGCGGAACGCTGATGACGCCGATGGCGGCCAACTTCAATATCGTGCCCGCGGCGCTGCTGGAACTCGACGACAAGAACGCCGTGATCCGCGCGCAGGTGCCGACCGCGCTGGCGATCCTGGCGGCCAATATCGTGCTGCTGTACTGGCTGATGTAA
- the pcp gene encoding pyroglutamyl-peptidase I: MPTVLLTGFEPFEDEPINPSWEAVRALDGERVGDAVIVARQLPCVFGAAIDAIGELLDTLRPALVIAVGQAGGRAEMSVERVAINVDDARIADNAGAQPIDTAIVADGPAAYFATLPIKAMVRDMRAAGVPASVSQTAGTFVCNHVFYGLMHRLARHPAGTVRGGFIHIPYLPEQAARHPGQPSLALETLVKGLRTAVATALSTRADVREQGGQLH; encoded by the coding sequence ATGCCTACCGTGCTGCTGACCGGCTTCGAGCCGTTCGAGGACGAACCGATCAACCCCTCCTGGGAAGCCGTGCGCGCGCTCGACGGCGAACGCGTCGGCGACGCCGTGATCGTCGCGCGGCAGCTGCCGTGCGTATTCGGCGCGGCGATCGATGCGATCGGCGAACTGCTCGACACGCTGCGGCCAGCGCTGGTGATCGCCGTCGGCCAGGCCGGCGGGCGCGCCGAGATGTCGGTCGAGCGCGTGGCGATCAATGTCGACGATGCGCGCATTGCCGACAACGCCGGCGCGCAGCCGATCGACACCGCCATCGTCGCCGACGGCCCGGCCGCGTACTTTGCCACGCTGCCGATCAAGGCGATGGTGCGCGACATGCGCGCGGCCGGCGTGCCGGCGTCGGTATCGCAGACCGCCGGCACCTTCGTCTGCAACCATGTGTTCTACGGGCTGATGCACCGGCTGGCGCGGCACCCGGCCGGCACGGTGCGCGGCGGGTTTATCCACATTCCCTATTTGCCCGAGCAGGCCGCGCGCCATCCGGGCCAGCCGAGCCTGGCGCTCGAGACCCTGGTGAAGGGCCTGCGTACCGCGGTGGCGACGGCGCTGTCGACCCGCGCCGATGTGCGCGAGCAGGGCGGGCAGCTGCACTAA
- a CDS encoding VanZ family protein, which produces MEPAPPPLSAPPPAAPPAPPDTAPLHSPLARVGLLCFTLLVVYASLYPFSGWVDNGISPFAFVSAPKPRYITDFDLLTNVLGYFPFGALVVLSLHPRLSGGRATLVALVAGALLSACMEAFQTWLPSRISSNIDLITNALGALLGGAVVAPFTRALIDDGRLTRLRHAWFEPHASFAIILLLLWPFAQVFPQEHLFGMGGIVREWLTDPESWPMQVLQMVFPQLESWQDHIGLRPEDMQSQQLLESLVTASSWIGTGLFASIAMRRSAPMLRILAGLLAAALLLKATAAELQFPTESAFVWLSEGGRFALLTSSLVLALLLYLPRWLRAVLAMAALVVLVGLTNVLPSNPYAWISEQGWRMGRFIHFNSLAQWLGWLWPFLAFCYVIWRFEQVSLRRHAMKKAAARREAAAANLQE; this is translated from the coding sequence ATGGAGCCGGCTCCCCCGCCGCTCTCCGCGCCGCCGCCGGCGGCTCCGCCCGCACCACCCGACACCGCCCCGCTGCACTCGCCGCTGGCGCGCGTGGGGCTGCTCTGCTTCACGCTGCTGGTGGTGTACGCCAGCCTGTACCCGTTCTCGGGCTGGGTCGACAACGGCATCTCGCCCTTTGCCTTTGTCAGCGCGCCCAAGCCGCGCTACATCACCGACTTCGACCTGCTGACCAACGTGCTGGGGTACTTCCCGTTCGGCGCGCTGGTGGTGCTGTCGCTGCATCCGCGCCTGTCGGGCGGACGCGCCACGCTGGTGGCGCTGGTGGCCGGCGCCTTGCTGTCGGCGTGCATGGAGGCCTTCCAGACCTGGCTGCCCAGCCGGATCTCGTCCAACATCGACCTGATCACCAACGCGCTGGGCGCACTGCTCGGCGGCGCCGTGGTGGCGCCGTTCACGCGCGCGCTGATCGACGACGGCCGCCTGACGCGGCTGCGCCATGCGTGGTTCGAGCCGCATGCCAGCTTTGCCATCATCCTGCTGCTGCTGTGGCCGTTCGCGCAGGTGTTTCCGCAGGAGCACCTGTTCGGCATGGGCGGCATCGTGCGCGAATGGCTGACCGACCCGGAATCCTGGCCGATGCAGGTGCTGCAGATGGTGTTCCCGCAGCTGGAGAGCTGGCAGGACCATATCGGCTTGCGGCCCGAGGACATGCAGAGCCAGCAGTTGCTGGAATCGCTGGTGACGGCCAGCAGCTGGATCGGCACCGGCCTGTTCGCCTCGATCGCAATGCGGCGCAGCGCGCCGATGCTGCGCATCCTGGCGGGGCTGCTGGCGGCGGCGCTGCTGCTCAAGGCCACCGCGGCCGAGCTGCAGTTCCCGACCGAAAGCGCCTTCGTCTGGCTGTCCGAAGGCGGGCGCTTCGCGCTGCTGACCAGCTCGCTGGTGCTGGCGCTGCTGCTGTACCTGCCGCGCTGGCTGCGCGCGGTGCTGGCGATGGCGGCGCTGGTCGTGCTGGTGGGGCTGACCAACGTGCTGCCGTCCAACCCCTATGCCTGGATTTCGGAGCAGGGCTGGCGCATGGGCCGCTTCATCCACTTCAACAGCCTGGCGCAGTGGCTGGGCTGGCTGTGGCCGTTCCTGGCGTTCTGCTATGTGATCTGGCGCTTCGAGCAGGTCAGCCTGCGCCGCCATGCGATGAAGAAAGCCGCGGCGCGCCGTGAGGCGGCCGCGGCCAACCTGCAGGAGTAA
- a CDS encoding ABC-type transport auxiliary lipoprotein family protein gives MNPATEMPRFLRPAPARLRAALLLAAAGLALLSGCALTRGEPTITYDLGPALAGPAASATGNPAPAPLPKLRVAQTDGPNWLEGNALFYRLQYAQAQRLQAYATQRWVMSPTRLFDERLRDAVAARGTLGWSGDGSVPALKVDLLEFDQVFHSATASEGVVRLRATVYRHGMLGQQTFEVRRPAPSADGAGGVKALAEASDAAIAALLDWIGTLQLK, from the coding sequence GTGAACCCTGCGACCGAGATGCCACGCTTCCTGCGCCCCGCGCCCGCCCGCCTGCGCGCGGCCCTGCTGCTCGCCGCGGCCGGGCTGGCACTACTGTCGGGCTGCGCGCTGACGCGCGGCGAGCCCACCATTACCTATGACCTCGGCCCGGCCTTGGCGGGCCCCGCGGCATCCGCCACCGGGAACCCCGCGCCCGCACCGCTGCCCAAACTTCGCGTGGCGCAGACCGACGGGCCCAACTGGCTGGAAGGCAATGCGCTGTTCTACCGGCTGCAGTACGCCCAGGCGCAGCGCCTGCAGGCGTACGCCACGCAGCGCTGGGTGATGTCGCCCACGCGCCTGTTCGACGAGCGCCTGCGCGACGCCGTCGCCGCGCGCGGCACGCTGGGCTGGTCCGGCGACGGCAGCGTGCCGGCGCTGAAGGTGGACCTGCTCGAATTCGACCAGGTGTTCCACAGCGCCACCGCCAGCGAGGGCGTGGTGCGGCTGCGCGCCACGGTGTACCGGCACGGCATGCTCGGCCAGCAGACCTTCGAGGTGCGCCGGCCCGCGCCCAGCGCCGACGGCGCCGGCGGCGTCAAGGCGCTGGCCGAAGCCAGCGATGCCGCGATTGCGGCGCTGCTCGACTGGATCGGCACGCTGCAGCTAAAGTAA